A window of the Synechococcus sp. JA-3-3Ab genome harbors these coding sequences:
- a CDS encoding cation:proton antiporter subunit C: MAHAAIILTILLGFWGVVVKRNLIMKILAMDVMSTGVIAFFVIWAARTGVFTPIYKPWRQVDYADPVPQGIILTAIVIGLSVQALMLVGVMKLSRDHPTLEVESIEQAVADD; the protein is encoded by the coding sequence ATGGCACACGCTGCAATTATCCTTACGATCCTGCTGGGCTTTTGGGGAGTGGTGGTCAAGCGCAATCTGATCATGAAAATCTTGGCCATGGATGTGATGAGCACCGGGGTCATCGCCTTTTTTGTCATTTGGGCCGCCCGCACCGGCGTGTTCACTCCCATCTACAAGCCCTGGCGCCAGGTGGACTATGCCGACCCGGTTCCGCAAGGAATCATCCTCACGGCCATCGTCATCGGCCTGTCGGTACAAGCCCTGATGTTGGTGGGGGTGATGAAGCTGTCCCGCGATCATCCCACCTTGGAAGTGGAGAG